TCGGAGCGCACGCGCTGCCAGACCGCGAGGCGATCTTCCAGCGGCAACGATTCGAGCACGTCGGCGAGGTCGGCGGGATGCAGCTCGTCGAGCAGGGATCGAAGCTCCGCTTCGGTGGCCTGCAAGGCCGAATCGTCGCCGCCACGTGCTTCGCCCGCGAACTCGATGAACCCGTCGCGCTGGCGCAGGAGCCGGTTGATCGCCTCCAGCCTGTCGTGAAGGCGTGGCGTGGAGGGCCGGGCTTCGACCTCGCTCACGCGCGCTGCACCAGCACCGTGGCCATGGCCGCGATGCCTTCGCCGCGGCCCGTGAAGCCGAGCGTTTCGGTGGTGGTGGCCTTGATGCTGATACGGTCGACGTCCACGCCCAGGTCGGCGGCGATGGTCTCGCGCATGGCTTGCGCGTGCGGATTCACCTTGGGCGCCTCGCAGATCACGGTGATGTCGGCGTTGCCCAATGCGTAGCCGCGATCGCGCAGCATGTCGCGCACGGCACGAACGAAGCTGCGGCTGTCGGCGTCGCGCCACGCCTCATCGGTGGGCGGAAAATGCTTGCCGATGTCGCCCAACGCGAGCGAACCCAGCAGGGCATCGCACAACGCATGCAGCACCACGTCGCCGTCGGAATGCGCCAGCACGCCCTGGCCATGGGTGACCCGCACGCCACCCAGCATCACGTGGTCGCCGGGCCCGAAGGCGTGCACGTCGAATCCCTGGCCGATACGCATCATCGTGTTCTCCCGAGCAGGAACTCCGCCAGCGCGAAATCGGCGGGCGTGGTCACCTTGATGTTGTCTTCCGATCCCTCGACCAGCAGGGGCATGACGCCGACGCGCTCCATCGCCATCGCCTCGTCGCTCACGACGATACCCGCGTCGGCGGCAAGGCCGAGTGCACGCGAAAGCGCCGCACGCCGGAACATCTGCGGCGTGAAGGCGCGCCAGCGTCCCTCGCGCGGCTCGGTGGCGACGCTGCGGCAGGCCTCGTCGGCCCGCTTGAGCGTGTCGCGCAACGGCGCGCCCAGGAGGCCGCCCTCGCCCGCCCCGGCCATGTCGATGAGACGGGTGATGTCGGCCGCACGCACGCAGGGCCGAGCGGCATCGTGCACCAGCACGAAATCGTCGTCGCCGACCGACTCGGGCAGCGCCCGCAACCCGGCCAGCACCGAGTGGCTGCGCTCGCTGCCGCCGACGGCGGTGACCAGCGGTTTGCCATGCACCCGGGGAAGCATCGCGAAATGGGTATCGTCGGACGAGATCACCACGACGAACCCCGCGATACGCGGATGCTCGGCCAGCCGTTCGAGCGTGTGTTCGATCAGGGGGCGGCCGGTGATCGGCTGGTATTGCTTCGGCCGGTCGCCGCCGGCCCGGACGCCCTTGCCGGCGGCCGGTATCACGCACCAGAGCGCATCCATCACTGGCCGCCGGGCGCGACGGGCGGCGGAGGCGGCGGCGCGCTGGTCGCGGCCCCCGGCTCCACCACCTGGTAGAACGTTTCGCCCGGCTTGATCAGGCCCAACTCCTGTCGCGCGCGCGCCTCGGTGGCCTGCTCACCGTGCTTGAGGTCTTCCACGTCGGCGGCGAGCGCCTGGTTGCGCGTCTGCAAGCCCGCGTTCTCCTCGGTCTGTTTCTTGACCGCCGCGCGCAGGGAATCGACCTCGGCCATCCCCCCACCGCCGACCCACAGCTTCAGCTGCAGCGCGATGAGGATGATGACCAGGATCAGCCCTGCCCAGCGAAGGAGTGCCGCGCTGCTCACGGGCCGCCTTTAGCCGGGCAGCTTCGAGAGGTTCGGGAACGCGTCGCGACCGGCGTACTTC
This window of the Luteibacter aegosomatis genome carries:
- the ftsB gene encoding cell division protein FtsB, with product MSSAALLRWAGLILVIILIALQLKLWVGGGGMAEVDSLRAAVKKQTEENAGLQTRNQALAADVEDLKHGEQATEARARQELGLIKPGETFYQVVEPGAATSAPPPPPPVAPGGQ
- the ispD gene encoding 2-C-methyl-D-erythritol 4-phosphate cytidylyltransferase gives rise to the protein MDALWCVIPAAGKGVRAGGDRPKQYQPITGRPLIEHTLERLAEHPRIAGFVVVISSDDTHFAMLPRVHGKPLVTAVGGSERSHSVLAGLRALPESVGDDDFVLVHDAARPCVRAADITRLIDMAGAGEGGLLGAPLRDTLKRADEACRSVATEPREGRWRAFTPQMFRRAALSRALGLAADAGIVVSDEAMAMERVGVMPLLVEGSEDNIKVTTPADFALAEFLLGRTR
- the ispF gene encoding 2-C-methyl-D-erythritol 2,4-cyclodiphosphate synthase yields the protein MRIGQGFDVHAFGPGDHVMLGGVRVTHGQGVLAHSDGDVVLHALCDALLGSLALGDIGKHFPPTDEAWRDADSRSFVRAVRDMLRDRGYALGNADITVICEAPKVNPHAQAMRETIAADLGVDVDRISIKATTTETLGFTGRGEGIAAMATVLVQRA